In a genomic window of Nocardia fluminea:
- a CDS encoding type III pantothenate kinase, whose amino-acid sequence MLLTIDVRNTGIELGLFAGSGEHAKLVRHWRIHTNPLITADEFAMQVRGLVGDDLDQIAGVSALSTVPPVLRELRAMLARYWSHVPHVLVEPGVRTGIPLLVDNPKEVGADRIVNCLAAFRSFGGPAIVVDFGTAICVDLVSVKGEFLGGVIAPGVEISAEALVERSAMRRVELARPRSVVGKNSMECIQSGAIFGFAGLVDGLVDRIRDEFDAFAGTDVTVVATGAGAPLIVPESETIDQHVPHLTLTGLRHVYERNKK is encoded by the coding sequence ATGCTGCTGACGATCGACGTCCGCAACACCGGGATCGAGCTCGGCCTCTTCGCCGGCAGCGGTGAACACGCGAAACTGGTGCGGCACTGGCGGATTCACACCAATCCGCTGATCACCGCGGACGAGTTCGCGATGCAGGTGCGCGGCCTGGTCGGCGACGATCTCGATCAGATCGCCGGTGTCTCGGCGCTGTCGACCGTACCGCCGGTGCTGCGCGAACTGCGCGCCATGCTCGCGCGCTACTGGTCGCATGTGCCGCATGTGCTGGTGGAACCCGGTGTGCGAACAGGCATTCCGCTGCTGGTCGACAATCCGAAGGAAGTCGGCGCCGACCGCATCGTCAACTGCCTGGCCGCCTTCCGCAGCTTCGGCGGGCCCGCGATCGTCGTCGATTTCGGCACCGCGATCTGCGTGGATCTGGTCTCGGTCAAGGGGGAGTTCCTCGGCGGCGTGATCGCGCCCGGCGTGGAGATCTCGGCGGAGGCGCTGGTGGAACGCAGTGCGATGCGTCGCGTCGAGCTGGCCAGGCCGCGATCGGTGGTGGGTAAGAACAGCATGGAATGCATTCAGTCCGGCGCGATCTTCGGGTTCGCCGGGCTGGTCGACGGGCTGGTCGACCGCATCCGCGACGAATTCGACGCGTTCGCGGGCACCGATGTCACCGTCGTCGCGACGGGCGCGGGCGCACCGCTGATCGTGCCCGAGTCGGAAACCATCGACCAGCACGTCCCGCATCTCACACTCACCGGCCTGCGCCACGTCTACGAGCGCAACAAAAAGTAG
- the panD gene encoding aspartate 1-decarboxylase — protein MLRTMMKSKIHRATVTHADLHYVGSVTVDQDLLDAADLLEGEQVCIVDIDNGARLETYVIAGERGSGVIGINGAAAHLVHPGDLVILIAYGQMDEAEVRDYDPKVVFVDDHNRPVELGSDPAHAPEGSGLTSPRSLSFV, from the coding sequence ATGTTGCGCACCATGATGAAGTCGAAGATCCACCGTGCCACGGTGACCCATGCCGACCTGCACTATGTGGGTTCGGTGACCGTCGACCAGGATCTGCTCGACGCGGCCGATCTGCTCGAGGGTGAGCAGGTCTGCATCGTCGACATCGACAACGGCGCTCGCCTCGAGACCTACGTGATCGCCGGCGAGCGCGGTTCGGGCGTGATCGGCATCAACGGTGCCGCCGCCCACCTCGTGCACCCCGGTGACCTGGTGATTCTCATCGCGTACGGCCAGATGGACGAGGCCGAGGTCCGCGACTACGACCCGAAGGTGGTCTTCGTCGACGACCACAACCGTCCGGTGGAGCTGGGCAGCGACCCCGCGCACGCCCCGGAGGGCTCCGGCCTCACCTCGCCGCGTTCGCTGTCGTTCGTCTGA
- the panC gene encoding pantoate--beta-alanine ligase: MEPREVHHHQGGARATGAFKAGVLTVHHNPEVLDTVAKALRGAGRTVGFVPTMGALHEGHLALIRQAKLANQVVIVSIFVNPLQFGANEDLDAYPRTLDADLELLRTEGVDLVFAPTVSDMYPDGMRTTIQPGPLGAELEGGSRPTHFAGMLTVVAKLLNITHASEAYFGEKDYQQLTLIRQMVRDLNMDAKIVAYPTVREPDGLALSSRNRFLDATQRESALALSAALAAGRHAAGLGAEAVVQTARSVLDAVDGLDVDYLELRDANLGPAPTAGNARLLVAAKVGDTRLIDNAPVVLGAQIDGHPDANSLPASQAH; encoded by the coding sequence ATGGAACCCCGAGAAGTGCACCACCACCAGGGTGGCGCCCGCGCGACCGGCGCGTTCAAGGCGGGCGTGCTCACCGTGCACCACAACCCCGAGGTCCTCGACACGGTCGCCAAGGCCTTGCGCGGCGCCGGTCGCACGGTCGGCTTCGTGCCGACGATGGGCGCACTGCACGAGGGGCACCTCGCGCTCATCCGCCAGGCCAAGCTCGCCAACCAGGTCGTGATCGTCTCGATCTTCGTCAACCCGCTGCAGTTCGGCGCCAACGAGGACCTCGACGCCTACCCGCGCACCCTCGACGCCGACCTCGAACTGCTGCGCACCGAGGGCGTGGACCTGGTCTTCGCGCCGACCGTCTCCGATATGTACCCGGACGGCATGCGCACCACGATCCAGCCGGGCCCGCTCGGTGCCGAGCTCGAAGGCGGCAGCAGGCCGACGCATTTCGCGGGCATGCTCACCGTCGTCGCGAAGCTGCTCAACATCACCCACGCCTCCGAGGCGTATTTCGGTGAGAAGGACTACCAGCAGCTCACGCTGATCCGGCAGATGGTGCGCGACCTGAACATGGACGCGAAGATCGTCGCCTACCCGACGGTCCGCGAGCCCGACGGCCTGGCGCTGTCCTCACGCAACCGCTTCCTCGACGCCACCCAGCGTGAATCGGCTCTGGCACTGTCGGCCGCGCTGGCCGCGGGCCGCCACGCCGCCGGCCTCGGCGCGGAGGCGGTCGTCCAGACCGCTCGCTCGGTTCTCGACGCGGTCGACGGCCTCGATGTCGACTATCTCGAACTGCGCGACGCGAATCTGGGTCCGGCCCCCACGGCGGGCAACGCCCGATTGCTGGTCGCCGCCAAAGTCGGCGACACCCGCCTGATCGACAACGCTCCCGTAGTACTCGGCGCCCAGATCGACGGGCACCCCGACGCGAACTCCCTCCCTGCCTCGCAGGCGCACTGA
- a CDS encoding Rossmann-like and DUF2520 domain-containing protein: protein MDPAPARLTVGIVSAGRVGSALGVALERAGHVVFGVAAISDASVHRARTRLPEARVLPIEQIAQRSELLLLAVPDAELAGLVRGLAGANVVRPGTIVVHTSGANGVAILEPLTQQGALGLAIHPAMTFTGHDEDIARLANACFGVTAADEVGYAIAQALVIEMGGEPVRVEEDQRSLYHAALAHGSNHLVTVIVDAVAALRESLSGPGLLGQPLVDDQPGGLPERLLAPLASAALDNALRRGQAALTGPVARGDVDAVAAHLAALEQVDDRLAEAYRANSLRTAQLAHTDPALLELLAKEGH, encoded by the coding sequence ATGGATCCGGCGCCCGCACGACTGACGGTGGGAATCGTCTCGGCGGGACGCGTGGGTTCCGCACTCGGCGTCGCGCTCGAACGAGCCGGCCACGTGGTGTTCGGTGTCGCCGCGATCTCCGACGCGTCGGTGCATCGCGCCCGCACCCGGCTGCCCGAAGCCAGGGTGCTGCCGATCGAGCAGATCGCCCAGCGCAGCGAGCTGCTCCTGCTCGCCGTTCCCGATGCCGAACTGGCCGGGCTGGTCCGCGGCCTCGCCGGTGCGAACGTGGTCCGTCCCGGCACCATCGTCGTGCACACCTCCGGCGCGAACGGCGTCGCGATTCTGGAGCCGTTGACGCAGCAGGGCGCGCTCGGCCTCGCGATCCACCCCGCCATGACCTTCACCGGCCACGACGAGGACATCGCCCGGCTCGCCAACGCCTGTTTCGGCGTCACCGCCGCCGACGAGGTCGGTTACGCCATCGCGCAGGCGCTGGTGATCGAGATGGGTGGCGAACCGGTCCGGGTCGAGGAAGATCAGCGTTCGCTCTATCACGCGGCCCTCGCCCACGGCAGCAATCACCTGGTCACGGTGATCGTCGACGCCGTCGCGGCCCTGCGCGAATCCCTGTCCGGCCCCGGCCTGCTCGGCCAGCCGCTGGTCGACGATCAGCCCGGCGGCCTGCCCGAACGCCTGCTCGCTCCGCTCGCCTCGGCCGCCCTCGACAACGCGCTGCGTCGCGGCCAGGCCGCGCTGACCGGCCCGGTCGCCCGCGGCGATGTCGACGCCGTCGCCGCCCATCTCGCGGCGCTGGAACAGGTCGACGACCGCCTGGCCGAGGCCTACCGGGCCAACTCGTTGCGCACGGCCCAACTCGCCCACACCGATCCGGCACTGCTGGAGCTCCTCGCCAAGGAAGGCCACTGA
- a CDS encoding DUF6779 domain-containing protein gives MVSPSRSTAPRRRRDDAGKFFVGFLILLGLTASVFLIFSENVQYVRIGLVAALWAAVIGALAATRYRKDAAVDKAKVRDLQTVYELQLEREINARREYEMGVEARVRAEVGADSSEIAALRAELTLLRQNLQVLFDGALPDEQPALQADAVRIDALPAGGFNAFDEHDHDFDDSPEDATAAWFGPWQQPPSALKPVFMQPVSANFADPYDDPVTAETSAVQLDEYAETQQASAAAQPAAPSTPSGKTPPPRLSSPNTRQVTDTVLPAEPTANGNSAAEPEPTPAVPEPASAEPTPAPVESTPAPVATAEPAPAPVATAEPTPEPAQPPAPAARPEKAPAVGTSSRRRRRAETEGTARLSVADIMANLESESTGSAAPRT, from the coding sequence ATGGTTTCACCCTCCCGCAGCACGGCGCCCCGACGACGGCGGGACGACGCGGGAAAATTCTTCGTCGGTTTCCTCATCCTGCTCGGTCTGACCGCCAGTGTTTTCCTGATCTTCAGCGAAAACGTCCAATACGTGCGGATCGGCCTGGTAGCAGCCCTGTGGGCGGCGGTGATCGGCGCGCTCGCGGCTACCCGGTACCGCAAGGACGCGGCCGTCGACAAGGCGAAGGTGCGCGATCTGCAGACGGTGTACGAGTTGCAGCTCGAGCGTGAGATCAACGCGCGCCGTGAGTACGAGATGGGCGTCGAGGCGCGGGTGCGGGCCGAGGTCGGCGCCGACTCCTCCGAAATCGCGGCCCTGCGCGCCGAGCTGACCCTGCTGCGCCAGAATCTGCAGGTTCTCTTCGACGGCGCCCTGCCCGACGAGCAACCTGCGCTGCAGGCCGACGCCGTGCGGATCGACGCGTTGCCCGCCGGTGGCTTCAATGCCTTCGACGAACACGACCACGATTTCGACGATAGCCCCGAGGATGCCACCGCCGCCTGGTTCGGCCCGTGGCAGCAACCGCCCAGCGCACTGAAACCCGTCTTCATGCAACCGGTTTCGGCCAATTTCGCCGACCCGTACGACGACCCGGTCACCGCCGAGACCTCGGCCGTGCAGCTCGACGAGTACGCCGAAACCCAGCAGGCGAGCGCCGCCGCGCAGCCCGCCGCGCCGAGCACGCCTTCGGGAAAGACGCCCCCGCCTCGCCTGTCCTCGCCGAACACCCGTCAGGTGACGGACACGGTCCTCCCGGCCGAGCCCACCGCCAACGGCAACTCGGCCGCCGAACCCGAGCCCACCCCCGCCGTCCCCGAGCCCGCCTCGGCCGAGCCGACCCCGGCACCCGTCGAATCGACCCCGGCGCCGGTCGCCACGGCCGAACCCGCTCCGGCGCCCGTAGCGACGGCGGAACCCACACCGGAGCCTGCCCAGCCCCCGGCCCCGGCCGCCCGTCCGGAGAAGGCCCCCGCGGTCGGCACCAGCTCCCGTCGACGCCGCCGCGCCGAAACCGAGGGCACCGCCCGGCTGTCGGTGGCCGACATCATGGCCAACCTGGAATCGGAGTCCACCGGTTCCGCTGCTCCGCGTACTTAG
- a CDS encoding DUF3180 domain-containing protein translates to MLKPTRVLDLALNVVVAAAVAWVATRFAYSSFPSISVAAGASLLPVAAIEAALGFAIKAKIADEQIGDGPGQMHPINVARGVALAKASLQVGSLAAGVWLGFLLWVFPQRGTVTAAATDSPGAVVGLLAGSALVAAALWLEYCCRAPEDPTDDPATT, encoded by the coding sequence GTGCTGAAACCCACGCGGGTACTCGACCTCGCGCTGAACGTGGTGGTGGCCGCCGCGGTTGCCTGGGTCGCCACCCGGTTCGCCTATTCCAGCTTCCCGTCGATCTCGGTGGCCGCGGGCGCCTCGCTGCTGCCTGTCGCCGCGATCGAGGCCGCGCTCGGTTTCGCGATCAAGGCCAAGATCGCCGACGAGCAGATCGGCGACGGCCCGGGCCAGATGCATCCGATCAACGTCGCCAGGGGTGTGGCGCTGGCGAAGGCGTCGTTGCAGGTCGGTTCGCTGGCCGCGGGTGTGTGGCTGGGCTTTCTCCTGTGGGTTTTCCCACAGCGAGGGACCGTCACCGCCGCCGCCACCGATTCGCCGGGCGCCGTCGTCGGCCTGCTGGCCGGTTCGGCCCTGGTTGCTGCGGCTTTGTGGCTGGAGTATTGCTGCCGGGCACCCGAGGACCCGACCGACGATCCCGCTACTACGTAG
- the folK gene encoding 2-amino-4-hydroxy-6-hydroxymethyldihydropteridine diphosphokinase — MTRAVLSIGSNLGDRLAHLRSVLDALGERVVAVSPVYTTAPWGGVDQDDYLNAVVVAEDPAFDDYAWLRFGQELEQAAGRVREIRWGARTLDVDVVQCTDSSGAAIARDTDPALILPHPQAHNRAFVLIPWLAVEPAAQLLVDGVDRPIAELLDGLDRTEKDGVVCTDLVLGEESAGSC; from the coding sequence ATGACTCGCGCGGTGCTCTCGATCGGCTCGAACCTGGGCGATCGGCTCGCGCATCTGCGCAGTGTGCTCGATGCCCTGGGGGAGCGGGTCGTGGCGGTTTCGCCGGTTTACACGACCGCGCCGTGGGGCGGCGTCGACCAAGACGACTACCTCAATGCTGTTGTCGTAGCAGAGGATCCGGCCTTCGATGATTACGCGTGGCTGCGTTTCGGTCAGGAGCTGGAGCAGGCGGCGGGCCGGGTGCGCGAGATCCGCTGGGGTGCGCGCACCCTCGACGTCGACGTGGTCCAGTGCACCGACAGCAGCGGTGCGGCGATCGCGCGCGATACCGATCCGGCGCTGATCCTGCCGCATCCGCAGGCGCACAACCGGGCCTTCGTCCTCATCCCGTGGCTGGCCGTCGAACCGGCGGCGCAGCTTCTCGTCGACGGGGTCGACCGTCCGATCGCGGAGCTGCTGGACGGACTCGACCGCACCGAGAAAGACGGCGTGGTCTGTACCGATCTGGTGCTGGGCGAGGAAAGCGCCGGCTCGTGCTGA
- the folB gene encoding dihydroneopterin aldolase — MNSLPLLPPPAGRSASSRIELRGLRVFGRHGVFDFERRDGQEFVVDLTVWVDFAAAAASDDLADTVDYGALAERAVRIVAGPPRDLIETVVSEIADDVMADPRIEAVEAVVHKPSAPIPHTFEDVRVVATRYRTQAPGPRR; from the coding sequence ATGAACTCGCTTCCTTTGCTGCCGCCGCCCGCGGGTAGATCCGCCTCCTCGCGCATCGAACTGCGCGGCCTTCGCGTGTTCGGCAGGCACGGAGTGTTCGACTTCGAGCGTCGTGACGGCCAGGAATTCGTCGTCGACCTGACGGTGTGGGTCGATTTCGCCGCGGCTGCCGCGTCCGACGACCTCGCCGACACCGTCGACTACGGCGCGCTCGCCGAGCGGGCCGTACGCATCGTGGCCGGTCCGCCGCGCGATCTGATCGAGACAGTGGTCTCCGAGATCGCCGACGACGTGATGGCCGACCCGCGCATCGAGGCGGTGGAGGCGGTCGTCCACAAGCCGTCGGCGCCGATTCCGCACACCTTCGAAGACGTGCGCGTGGTGGCCACCCGGTACCGCACGCAGGCCCCGGGGCCGCGTCGATGA
- the folP gene encoding dihydropteroate synthase has translation MSELLVTARGYRSCVVMGVVNVTADSFSDGGRYLDPELAIAHGVELYEAGADIVDVGGESTRPGADRVDPAAEAARVAPVIRGLVAAGVPTSVDTMRAEVAEAALEAGVSVVNDVSGGRADPNMVKVVAEAGVPWILMHWRANADYRHIGPADHYDDVVAEVRAELTAQVELAVAAGVTPERLILDPGLGFAKNAEHNWELLAALPELVAGGFPILIGASRKRFLGALLADESGPRPPDGRETATATLSALAATHGAWGVRVHDVRASLDAIAVVDAWRRAADARSAAARGATP, from the coding sequence ATGAGCGAGCTGCTGGTGACCGCTCGTGGGTACCGCTCCTGCGTGGTCATGGGCGTGGTCAACGTGACCGCTGATTCCTTCTCCGACGGCGGTCGCTACCTCGATCCCGAACTCGCGATCGCGCACGGTGTCGAGCTGTACGAGGCGGGCGCCGACATCGTCGATGTGGGCGGTGAATCCACCCGGCCGGGGGCCGACCGGGTCGATCCCGCCGCCGAGGCCGCCAGGGTCGCTCCCGTGATCCGCGGACTCGTCGCCGCCGGCGTGCCCACCAGTGTCGACACCATGCGCGCCGAGGTCGCCGAGGCGGCGCTGGAGGCGGGCGTCTCGGTGGTGAACGATGTCTCGGGCGGCCGTGCCGACCCGAACATGGTGAAAGTCGTCGCCGAAGCGGGCGTGCCGTGGATCCTCATGCACTGGCGGGCAAATGCCGACTACCGGCACATCGGCCCCGCCGATCACTACGACGACGTGGTCGCCGAGGTCCGTGCCGAACTCACCGCCCAGGTCGAGCTGGCTGTCGCCGCGGGGGTGACCCCGGAACGGTTGATCCTCGACCCCGGCCTCGGTTTCGCCAAGAACGCCGAACACAACTGGGAACTCCTGGCCGCCCTCCCGGAGCTGGTGGCGGGCGGTTTCCCGATCCTGATCGGCGCCTCACGCAAACGCTTCCTCGGCGCTCTGCTGGCCGACGAATCCGGCCCACGCCCGCCCGACGGCCGCGAAACCGCGACCGCCACCCTGTCCGCCCTCGCGGCCACCCACGGGGCCTGGGGCGTGCGGGTCCACGATGTCCGAGCGTCGCTCGACGCCATCGCGGTCGTCGATGCCTGGCGTCGAGCCGCCGACGCTCGATCGGCCGCTGCCCGAGGAGCCACGCCGTGA
- the folE gene encoding GTP cyclohydrolase I FolE — translation MPFDQVRAENAVRELLIAVGEDPDRPGLLDTPARVARAYREMFAGLYTEPDAVLATTFDEGHQELVLVRDIPMFSTCEHHLVSFHGVAHVGYIPGSHGRVTGLSKLARVVDLYAKRPQVQERLTSQIADAVMRRLDPRGAIVVIEAEHLCMAMRGIRKPGASTTTSAVRGQLQTDSASRAEALDLILRK, via the coding sequence ATGCCGTTCGATCAGGTGCGTGCCGAGAACGCGGTGCGTGAGCTGCTGATCGCGGTCGGTGAGGATCCCGACCGTCCCGGCCTGCTCGACACGCCCGCCCGAGTGGCGCGTGCCTACCGGGAGATGTTCGCCGGGCTCTACACCGAGCCCGACGCGGTGCTGGCGACCACGTTCGACGAGGGCCACCAGGAACTCGTGCTGGTCCGCGACATCCCGATGTTCTCGACCTGTGAGCACCACCTGGTCTCCTTCCACGGGGTGGCGCACGTCGGCTACATTCCCGGCTCGCACGGCCGAGTGACCGGATTGTCGAAGCTCGCCCGCGTCGTGGATCTGTACGCCAAGCGCCCACAGGTGCAGGAGCGGCTGACCAGCCAGATCGCCGACGCGGTGATGCGCAGGCTCGATCCGCGCGGGGCGATCGTGGTGATCGAGGCCGAGCACCTGTGCATGGCCATGCGGGGAATCCGTAAGCCCGGCGCCAGCACCACGACCTCGGCGGTGCGCGGTCAGCTGCAAACCGACTCCGCCTCGCGAGCAGAGGCGCTGGACCTGATCCTGCGCAAATGA
- the ftsH gene encoding ATP-dependent zinc metalloprotease FtsH has translation MNRKTVFRTLAIISGIMLMIWLFSFLSDDTRGWESVDTSVALAQLEDKANVKNVQIDDKEQQLRIELNNGNEATSNNAKIVAKYPSGGENSAQVLDAVQKSGAPYDTVVKQESWLSQLLLFIVPMVLLVGLFIFVMSRMQGGGRGGMMGFGKSKAKLLTKDMPKTTFQDVAGADEAVEELYEIKDFLQNPARYQALGAKIPKGVLLYGPPGTGKTLLARAVAGEAGVPFFTISGSDFVEMFVGVGASRVRDLFEQAKQNSPCIIFVDEIDAVGRQRGAGLGGGHDEREQTLNQLLVEMDGFGDRSNIILIAATNRPDILDPALLRPGRFDRQIPVGNPDLAGRRAILRVHSAGKPISQDADLEGLAKRTVGMSGADLANVINEAALLTARENGSVITGESLEESVDRVIGGPRRKSRIISEHEKKITAYHEGGHTLAAWAMPDIEPVYKVTILARGRTGGHAMTVPEDDKGLMTRSEMISRLVFAMGGRAAEELVFHEPTTGASSDIDQATKIARGMVTEYGMSARLGAVRYGQEQGDPFLGRSMGVQADYSHEVAREIDEEVRNLIEAAHTEAWSILSEYREQLDALATALLERETLHRKDLETILAGVEKRPRITAFNDFGDRHPSDKPPVKTPGELAVERGEPWPPVQPAPVPVPNGAPPVEPNGYPGQPYGQPAPPAAGYPLPAAPTQAFPRQSGTHGSRPDYGAPAGWSAPGWPPRDEQQQAPQQQPPQQQPQPPQDQGSAWGRPEQQPRHANDGFQPWGAQPQPPARDADPENKEWEGPNGRR, from the coding sequence ATGAACCGCAAGACAGTGTTTCGCACCTTGGCGATCATCTCGGGCATCATGCTCATGATCTGGCTGTTCAGCTTTCTCAGCGATGACACGCGCGGTTGGGAGAGTGTCGACACTTCCGTTGCGCTGGCCCAGCTCGAGGACAAAGCGAACGTCAAGAACGTGCAGATCGATGACAAGGAGCAGCAGCTCCGCATCGAACTGAACAACGGCAACGAAGCCACGAGCAACAACGCCAAGATCGTCGCCAAGTACCCCAGTGGTGGAGAGAACTCCGCCCAGGTCCTCGATGCCGTGCAGAAGTCCGGCGCGCCGTACGACACCGTGGTCAAGCAGGAGAGCTGGCTTTCGCAGCTGCTGCTGTTCATCGTGCCGATGGTGCTGCTGGTCGGCCTGTTCATCTTCGTGATGTCGCGCATGCAGGGCGGTGGTCGCGGCGGCATGATGGGCTTCGGTAAGTCCAAGGCCAAACTGCTCACCAAGGACATGCCCAAGACCACGTTCCAGGACGTGGCCGGTGCCGACGAGGCCGTCGAAGAGCTGTACGAGATCAAGGACTTCCTGCAGAATCCGGCCCGCTACCAGGCGCTCGGCGCGAAGATCCCCAAGGGCGTGCTGCTCTACGGGCCGCCCGGAACCGGTAAGACGCTGCTGGCCCGCGCGGTCGCGGGCGAGGCCGGGGTGCCGTTCTTCACGATCTCCGGTTCGGACTTCGTCGAGATGTTCGTCGGTGTCGGCGCCTCGCGGGTGCGCGACCTGTTCGAGCAGGCCAAGCAGAACAGCCCGTGCATCATCTTCGTCGACGAGATCGACGCGGTCGGCCGCCAGCGCGGTGCCGGCCTGGGCGGCGGTCACGACGAGCGTGAGCAGACGCTGAACCAGCTGCTCGTCGAGATGGACGGCTTCGGCGATCGCTCCAACATCATCTTGATCGCGGCCACCAACCGCCCCGACATCCTCGACCCCGCGCTGCTGCGTCCGGGCCGGTTCGACCGGCAGATCCCGGTCGGCAACCCCGACCTGGCCGGTCGCCGCGCGATCCTGCGGGTGCACTCGGCGGGTAAGCCGATCTCGCAGGACGCCGATCTCGAGGGTCTGGCCAAGCGCACCGTCGGCATGTCCGGCGCCGATCTGGCCAATGTGATCAACGAGGCCGCGCTGCTCACCGCCCGGGAGAACGGTTCGGTCATCACCGGCGAATCGCTCGAGGAGTCGGTCGACCGGGTGATCGGTGGCCCGCGCCGCAAGAGCCGCATCATCAGCGAGCACGAAAAGAAGATCACCGCCTACCACGAGGGCGGGCACACCCTGGCGGCGTGGGCGATGCCCGATATCGAGCCCGTCTACAAGGTCACCATCCTGGCCCGCGGCCGCACCGGCGGTCACGCCATGACGGTGCCCGAGGACGACAAAGGCCTGATGACCCGCTCGGAGATGATCTCCCGGCTGGTCTTCGCGATGGGTGGCCGCGCCGCCGAGGAACTGGTGTTCCACGAGCCGACCACCGGCGCGTCCTCCGATATCGACCAGGCCACCAAGATCGCCCGCGGGATGGTCACCGAGTACGGCATGAGTGCCCGCCTCGGCGCCGTGCGCTACGGCCAGGAGCAGGGCGACCCGTTCCTCGGTCGTTCGATGGGCGTGCAGGCCGACTACTCACACGAGGTGGCCCGCGAGATCGACGAGGAGGTGCGCAACCTCATCGAGGCGGCGCACACCGAGGCGTGGTCCATCCTCAGCGAGTACCGCGAACAGCTCGACGCCTTGGCCACCGCGCTGCTCGAGCGCGAAACGCTGCACCGCAAGGATCTCGAGACGATCCTGGCCGGTGTGGAGAAGCGCCCGCGGATCACCGCGTTCAACGATTTCGGTGATCGGCACCCGTCGGACAAGCCGCCGGTGAAGACGCCGGGCGAGCTGGCGGTGGAGCGCGGCGAGCCGTGGCCGCCGGTGCAGCCCGCGCCGGTGCCGGTGCCCAACGGCGCACCGCCGGTCGAGCCCAACGGCTACCCGGGCCAGCCCTACGGCCAGCCCGCACCGCCCGCGGCCGGCTACCCGTTGCCCGCCGCGCCGACCCAGGCGTTCCCCCGCCAGTCGGGCACGCACGGTTCACGCCCCGACTACGGCGCACCGGCCGGCTGGTCGGCTCCGGGTTGGCCGCCGCGCGACGAGCAGCAGCAGGCACCCCAGCAGCAGCCGCCGCAGCAACAGCCGCAACCGCCGCAGGACCAGGGCAGTGCCTGGGGACGACCCGAGCAGCAGCCACGGCACGCCAATGACGGTTTCCAGCCGTGGGGCGCTCAGCCGCAGCCGCCCGCGCGTGACGCCGACCCCGAGAACAAGGAATGGGAAGGGCCGAACGGCCGCCGGTGA
- a CDS encoding DUF1266 domain-containing protein → MAARGVPALTTFPYPELDEREEDHWSGAGVSDDELRALALGAFYSTRWDAFHDAMLLGPEREHPLGDRRELAIDTLTGAWGITDGTEARASMEQLLEGMHAPLYSLVHPLVMASVNASERDRFGERADKQRAFLRQVGSFRGMDNPEALVRDYDIWAQAIKIGFTDHLSRPLPNDIHAWDLARVVAVARMAFTAGYIDADVAWEYCMRALVPAQRRYRNWRQFGDAYLTGWTYWQATEDLAELKNGGVDRRMELVRLWTRPTSPWRRIELNEPEQKAETEAAEPN, encoded by the coding sequence AGCGCTGACCACCTTTCCCTACCCGGAACTGGATGAGCGCGAAGAAGATCACTGGTCGGGTGCGGGTGTGAGCGATGACGAACTGCGCGCGCTCGCCCTCGGTGCCTTCTATTCCACGCGCTGGGACGCCTTCCACGACGCGATGCTGCTCGGCCCCGAGCGCGAGCACCCGCTCGGCGACCGCCGCGAACTCGCCATCGACACCCTCACCGGTGCCTGGGGCATCACCGACGGCACCGAAGCCCGCGCCTCGATGGAGCAACTGCTCGAAGGCATGCACGCGCCCTTGTACTCGCTGGTGCATCCGCTGGTGATGGCCTCGGTCAATGCCAGCGAGCGCGACCGTTTCGGGGAACGGGCCGACAAGCAGCGCGCGTTCCTGCGGCAGGTCGGTTCGTTTCGGGGGATGGACAACCCCGAGGCGCTGGTCCGCGACTACGACATCTGGGCGCAGGCCATCAAGATCGGTTTCACCGACCACCTATCGCGCCCACTACCCAACGACATCCACGCCTGGGACCTGGCCCGCGTCGTCGCGGTGGCCCGCATGGCGTTCACCGCGGGCTATATCGACGCCGACGTGGCGTGGGAGTACTGCATGCGCGCGCTGGTCCCGGCCCAGCGCCGCTACCGCAACTGGCGCCAGTTCGGCGACGCCTACCTCACCGGCTGGACCTACTGGCAGGCCACCGAGGATCTCGCCGAACTGAAGAACGGTGGCGTCGACCGGCGGATGGAACTGGTGCGACTGTGGACCCGCCCCACCAGCCCGTGGCGCCGGATCGAACTCAACGAGCCCGAGCAGAAGGCGGAAACCGAAGCGGCCGAACCGAACTGA